In Micromonospora ferruginea, the sequence GGGGCCGGTACGCGGGCGGCGGGTGCCCAGGTCGGCGACCGCACCGCCGCCGCTTCCGAGCCTAGGCAGCGGCGGTCCACCGGGGACAGAGCCGATCGTCGGTGCCCGGCATCCCCCGGGCATTTGATCATGTCGATCAGGTTGATTGACGCTCGTCACCGCAGGCGGCTAGTTTCCGGTCCATCGCCCGGGCCGATGGCGCGACCGCGCCACGCCCGGGGCTGCCGAACATGGAGGATCGATGCCGACCCCGAAGAGATGGCACGTCATAGCTTCCGCCGCTACGCTGCTGCTCGCCGGCACCCCGGCGGTCACCGCGAGCGCCGGCCCCGCCGACACCGACCGCGCCGGGCACGGGCGCGCCGAGTGGGCCGGGAGCTGGGCCGCGGCGGTGACCCGCGGGAACACCGTGGGACTGACGAACACCGGCCTCAACGACCAGAGCATCCGGATGACGGTGCAGACCACGGTGGGCGGCCCGCGCCTGCGGGTCCGGCTCACCAACCTCTACGGCGAGCAGGCCGTCAAGGTCGGTCACGCCACCGTCGCCCGGCCGAACACCGCCACCGCCGACGACCTGTCCGACGTCGACCCGGCCAGCGTCCGGGAGCTGACGTTCTCCGGTGGCACGTCGGCGACCATCAACAAGGGCGCCGAGCTGCTCAGCGACCCGCTGGCCTATCCGGTGGCCGAGCAGGAGGACCTGGTGGTCACCCTGTACTTCCCGGTGCTCACCGGGCCGGTCACGTTCCACGGCCAGTCCCGGGTCACCAACTTCATCGGCGCGACCGACCTGACCACCGCGGCCGGCGGCGCCGGTTTCACCATCAAGCCGAACTGCTGCTGGATGTTCCTCTCCGGCATCGACGTGGAGCGCAGGGCCACGCCCGGCTCGGTGGTGGTCCTCGGTGACTCCATCGGCGACGGCAACGGCAGCACCGTCAACGCCGACAAGCGCTGGCCGGATCTGCTCGCCCAGCGCCTGGTCGAGGCCCGCCCGGAGGTGCGTACGCCGGGCGTGCTCAACCTCAGCCTGGCCGGCAACCGGCTCAACCACGAGGGCACGGAGCCCGGCGCGGGCGGGTTCCCCGGCTACTACGAGCTGGGCCCGAACGCGCTGGCCCGGCTCAACGAGGACGTCTTCCCGCAGACCGGCGCCCGCACCGTCATCACCCACCTGGGCATCAACGACATCTGGATGAGCGACGACAGCAGCGAGGCGATCATCGCCTCGCTGCGGCAGCTCAACCAGCAGGTGAAGGCGCGCGGGCTGACCAGCCTGGTCGGCACCATCACGCCGTACGAGGGCAACGGCGGGCCGGGGGTGTGGACCGAGGAGAAGGACGCCACCCGCAACGCGGTCAACGCCTGGCTGCGCGGCGCCGGGCGGGCCGAGTTCGACGGCGTGCTCGACTTCGACGCCGTGCTGCGGGACCCGGCGCGGCCGAGCCGGTTGCTGCCGGCGTACGACGCCGGGGACCACATCCACCCGAACGACGCGGGCGCGCAGGCGATGGCGAACGCCGTCCCACTGCGACTGCTCGGGCTGTGACACCGGGCGGGGGCGGCGTCGACACGGCGGCCGCCCCCGCCGCCTTTTCCTGGGGAGGAAGAACCGCCGTGGACGTCAGTGAGATCCTGACCGGCCTGTACAGCGAGCAGGGCCGGCAGAACCCCTATCCCTTCTACGCGGCCCTGCACGCGCACGGGCCGATCAACGCGATTCCCACCCGCGCCGAGCACAGCACCGTCACCGCCGTGGCCGGCGGGTACGACGTGGTGGACCGGATCCTGCGCGATCCCGGGTGGTACAAGGGCTTCCCGCCCGGCTGGGAGGAGCAGGAGATCCTGCGGACCTTCCTGACCTCGATGATGTTCATCAACCCGCCGGACCACACCCGGATGCGCGCGGTGTTCGCCAGCACGTTCACCCCGCGCCGGCTGGGCGCGTTGGAGCCGGTGGTGGTGCGGATCGTCGAGGAGCGGTTGGCGGCGATGGCCGAGGCCGGCGCGGACGGCGCCGAGGTGGACTTCGTCGCCGACTTCGCGTACCCGGTGCCGGCGCTGGTGATGGCCGAGTTCATCGGCCTGCCGGCGGCGGACCTGGCCTGGTACCGGCAGCGGGTGGACTGGATCGACGAGTACATGGACGTCGCCGGCAAGACGCCGGAGCGGCTGGTCCGGGCCAACCAGGCCGCCGAGGAGCTGCGGGCCTACTACCGCGACCTGATCGCCCACCGCCGCCGCTCGCCGAGCGCCGACCTGATCAGCGGCCTGGTCGAGGTGCTGGACGCCGGCGACGTGGAGTTGACCGAGGACGAGCTGATCAGCAACCTGATCGTGCTGTTCAACGCCAGCTTCGTCACCACCGTCTACATGTTCAGCAACGGACTGCCGCTGCTGCTCGCCCACCCGGAGGTGACCGCCGCGCTGCCCGGCGACGACGCGCTCGCCCGCGGCTGCGTGGACGAGGTGCTGCGGATGGAGAGCCCGGTGCACTTCCTGGCCCGGTCCGCGCCCGCCGACGCCGACCTCGACGGCGTGCCGGTGGCCCGGGACGACAACGTGCTGCTGCTGATTGCCGCCGCCAACCGGGACCCGTCGCGGTTCCCCGACCCGGACCGCTTCGACCCGCACCGGGACGGCCCGCCGTCGCTGGCCTTCGGGGTGGGGCTGCACTTCTGCCTCGGCTCGGCGGTGTCGAAACTGGAGGGTCGGCTGGCGCTGCCCCGCCTCTTCGCCCGCTTCCCCCGGCTCGCCGTCACCCAGCCGTACACCTACAGCGGCAGCCTCTTCCTGCGCGGCATCGACAAGCTCTTCGTCACCACCGGGGAGGCCGGATGACGCTCGATCCGCAGGTGGTCGCGTGGCGGGCCGCGCGCGCGACCGCCGGCGCCGCGCCGCTCTACACCCAGACCCTCGCCGAGGCCCGCGCCGCCGACCTGGCCGCGATCCGCGCCGGCGGCGGCGCGGTCGAGCCGGTGGCCGAGGTACGCGACACGACGGTGCCCGGCCCGGGCGGGCCGCTGCCGGTGCGGATCCACCGGCCGCCCGGCGACGGCCCGCTGCCCACCCTGCTCTACTTCTTCGGCGGTGGCTGGACGCTCGGCAGCGTGGACACCGCCGACGGGATCTGCCGCCGGCTGGTCAACCTGGCCGGCTGTCAGACCGTGACGGTCGGCTACCGGCTCGCCCCGGAGCACCCGTTCCCGGCGGCGGTGGAGGACTGCCACGCCGCGCTGCGCCACCTGGCCGCCCGCGCCGACGAGTTCCGGGTCGACCCGGGCCGGCTGGCGGTGGGCGGGGACAGCGCCGGCGGCAACCTGGCCGCCGCGGTGACGCTGCTGGCCCGCGCCGACGGCGGTCCCCGGCTCGCCGCCCAGGTGCTGGTCTACCCGAACACCGACCAGCGTCCCGGGCAGCGCCCGGCCGACGACGAGGACCCGCTGCTGTTCAACCGGCACTCGGTCGGCTGGTACCGCGGTCACTACCTGGCCGACCCGGGCGACGCGGCCCACCCGCTCGCGTCGCCGCTGCTCGCCGAGGACCTGTCCGGCCTGCCGCCGGCGCTGGTGGTCACCGCCGGTCACGACCCGCTGCGCGACGAGGGCCGCCGGTACGCCGAGCGGCTGCGCGAGGCCGGCGTGCCCACCGAGACGGCCGACTACCCGGGCATGGTGCACGGCTTCTTCGCCATGCCCGGCGTGTTCGACGCCGGCCGGGACGCCCAGCAACGGGCCGCCGCGTTCCTGCGCCGGCACTTCGGCCTCGACCCGGTGCCGGGTGAGGAGCCGGCGGACGCGGCGTCGGGCGGTCCGAACTCGGCGGGCGGGCAGCCGGCGGACTCCGGGTCGGTCGGTCCGGCGTCGGCCGGCGGGGCGCCGGGCGCGAACGCGACGGGTGCCCGGGCGCATGGCTGAGCGGACCGGCGGGACGCCGACCCCGACGGCCGGCGCGGCGCCGGCGTGCCTGGACGACTTCGCGGCGCTGGCCCGGGCGGTGCTGCCGGCCGACGTGTGGGACTACGTCGACGGCGGCAGCGGGGCCGAGACCGCGCTGGCCGCCAACCGGGCCGCGCTGGACCGGGTGGCGGTGCTGCCCCGGATGCTGGCCGGGGTGGAGGAGGCGTCCACCGAGGCGGTGCTGCCGGGCGGCCGGGCCGCGCTGCCGGTGGCGGTCGCGCCGATGGCGTACCAGCGGTTGCTGCATCCCGACGGGGAGCTGGCGCTCGCGGCGGCGGCCGCCGCGGCCGGCGTCCCCTACGCGGTCAGCACGCTGTCCAGCACGCCGGTCGAGGAGGTCGCGGCGGCCGGCGGGACGGTCTGGTTCCAGCTCTACTGGCTGCGCGACCGGGCGCTGGTGGCCGACCTGCTGGACCGGGCGCTGGGTGCCGGCTGCGCGGCGGTGGTGGTCACCGTGGACGTGCCGGTGCTGGGCCGGCGGCTGCGCGACGCGCGCAACGGCTTCGCGCTGCCGCCGCACGTCACCGCCGCGAACCTGCCCGGCGGCCGGGACGACCTGGCCCACCGGGGCACGCCCGGCGTCTCGGCGGTGGCGGTGCACACCGGCGCGGTCTTCGCCCCGGCGGTGAGCTGGGCGGACCTGGCCTGGCTGCGCGAGCGTACCCCGGTGCCCCTGCTGGTCAAGGGCATCCTGGACGCGCGCGACGCGGTCCGCGCGGCGGACGCCGGCGTCGACGCGGTGGTGGTCTCCAACCACGGCGGCCGGCAGCTCGACGCCGCCCCGGCCAGCGTGAGCGTGCTGCCGGAGGTGGTCGACGCGGTCGGGGAGCGGTGCGCGGTGCTGCTGGACAGCGGCGTGCGCGGCGGCGTGGACGTGCTGCGCGCGCTCGCCCTCGGCGCGTCCGGCGTGCTGCTCGGGCGTCCGCTGCTCTGGGCGCTCGCCGCCGGTGGGCGGGCCGGCGCCCAGGCCGCCCTGGCGCTGCTCGCGGCCGAGCTGCGCGACGCGCTCATCCTCAGCGGCTGCCCCGACCCGGCGGCGGCGCGGGGGCTGCGGACCCGGATCGGAGGCTGACGTGGAACCGGTGGACCTGGCCGTCACGGCGCTGCACGGCAGCGTCGGCGACCCGGCGTTGAACTCGATGAACTTCCTCAACGAGGTGGCGCAGCACTATCCGGAGGCGGTGTCGCTGGCCGCCGGCCGGCCGTACGAGGAGTTCTTCGACTCGTCGACGCTGGCCACGCACCTGGACCGCTTCCGCCGGCACCTCGCCGACGACCTGGGGCTCGGCCCGGCCCAGGTGGACCGGACGCTGCTGCAGTACGGGCGGACCAAGGGCATCGTGCACCACCTGATCGCCCGCAACCTCGCCGTCGACGAGCGGATCACGGTCGACCCGGAGGCCCTCGTGGTGACCGTCGGCTGCCAGGAGGCGATGTTCCTGGTGCTGCGCGCGTTGCGCGCCGACCCGGCCGACGTGCTGTTCGCGGTCGCGCCGACGTACGTCGGGCTGACCGGCGCGGCCCGCCTGGTCGACCTGCCGGTGCGGCCGGTGGCCGGCGGCCCGGACGGCGTCGACCTGGCCGACCTGCGCGCCGGGGTGCGCCGGGCCCGTGCCGAGGGACTGCGCCCGCGGGCCTGCTACGTGATGCCGGACTTCGCCAACCCGTCCGGGGTCAGCATGGACACCGCCCACCGGCGGCGGCTGCTCGACCTGGCCGCCGAGGAGGACCTGCTGCTGATCGAGGACAACCCGTACGGCCTCTTCCCGGCCGACGGCACGGACCGCCGGCCCACGCTCAAGGCGCTGGACACCGCCCGCCGGGTGGTCTACCTCGGGTCGTTCGCCAAGACCGTGCTGCCCGGCGCCCGGGTCGGCTACGTGGTCGCCGACCAGCGGGTGGCCGGCGCCGACGGCACGGTCGGCCCGCTCGCCGACCAGCTCGCCAAGATCAAGAGCATGGTCACGGTGAACACGTCGCCGATCAGCCAGGCGGTGATCGGCGGGGTGCTGCTGGCGCACGACTGCTCGCTGGTGGCCGCGAACGTCCGGGAGCGGGCCGCGTACGCCCGCAACCTCGCCCATCTGGTCGACGGCCTGGCCCGGCGCTTCCCGGCCGGCGGGCCGGTGCGCTGGACGGTGCCGGCCGGCGGCTTCTTCGTCGTGGTGACCGTGCCGTTCCCGGTCGACGACGCGTTGCTGCACCGCTCGGCGCGGGAGTACGGCGTGCTCTGGACCCCGATGGCGCACTTCTACGACGCCGGCACGCCGGTGCACGCGTTGCGCCTGTCGCTGAGCGCGGTCACCCCGGCGCAGATCGACCTGGGGCTGGACCGGCTCGCCGCACTGGTCACCGACACCACGGCGGCGGTCGGGGCGCCGGCGTGACGCCGCAGCGTGGCGGCCGGAGCACCACCCGTGTTCCCCGACCGCCGGTCCTCCGTTGATAATGGACGGATGGTTGCCTGGGAGTACGCGTTGCTGGTCCGCCGCTATCAGGGGCAGGGCCGGAATTTCCACGTCTCGTTCGTCTGGTACGGCCCGGACGGGTCCCGCACCGACGTCACCGCGTACGGCGACACCGCGGTCGCGCACCTCAACCGGGTCGGCCGGGAGGGCTGGGAACTGGTCACCGCCGCCGAGGACGTGAACAACGTGCAGGGCAGCACCGAGGTGCACCGCTACCACCTCAAGCGCCCGCTGCGCTGAGGTTCCGCGCCCCCCGCCGGCCACCGGTCGGCGGGGGGCGCGGCCGGGCTCAGCCCAGCGAGACCTCGGGGTAGAGCGGGAACGGGACGAGCAGGTCGGCGGCCTGCTTGCCGACCGACTCGGCCACCGCCGGGTCCAGCACGTACTTCGCCTTCGACGGCGCGCCGTCCGGGCCGGTGCCGGCGGTGGTCCGGTCCAGCACCGTGTGGATCAGC encodes:
- a CDS encoding SGNH/GDSL hydrolase family protein, which encodes MASAATLLLAGTPAVTASAGPADTDRAGHGRAEWAGSWAAAVTRGNTVGLTNTGLNDQSIRMTVQTTVGGPRLRVRLTNLYGEQAVKVGHATVARPNTATADDLSDVDPASVRELTFSGGTSATINKGAELLSDPLAYPVAEQEDLVVTLYFPVLTGPVTFHGQSRVTNFIGATDLTTAAGGAGFTIKPNCCWMFLSGIDVERRATPGSVVVLGDSIGDGNGSTVNADKRWPDLLAQRLVEARPEVRTPGVLNLSLAGNRLNHEGTEPGAGGFPGYYELGPNALARLNEDVFPQTGARTVITHLGINDIWMSDDSSEAIIASLRQLNQQVKARGLTSLVGTITPYEGNGGPGVWTEEKDATRNAVNAWLRGAGRAEFDGVLDFDAVLRDPARPSRLLPAYDAGDHIHPNDAGAQAMANAVPLRLLGL
- a CDS encoding cytochrome P450; this translates as MDVSEILTGLYSEQGRQNPYPFYAALHAHGPINAIPTRAEHSTVTAVAGGYDVVDRILRDPGWYKGFPPGWEEQEILRTFLTSMMFINPPDHTRMRAVFASTFTPRRLGALEPVVVRIVEERLAAMAEAGADGAEVDFVADFAYPVPALVMAEFIGLPAADLAWYRQRVDWIDEYMDVAGKTPERLVRANQAAEELRAYYRDLIAHRRRSPSADLISGLVEVLDAGDVELTEDELISNLIVLFNASFVTTVYMFSNGLPLLLAHPEVTAALPGDDALARGCVDEVLRMESPVHFLARSAPADADLDGVPVARDDNVLLLIAAANRDPSRFPDPDRFDPHRDGPPSLAFGVGLHFCLGSAVSKLEGRLALPRLFARFPRLAVTQPYTYSGSLFLRGIDKLFVTTGEAG
- a CDS encoding alpha-hydroxy acid oxidase, coding for MAERTGGTPTPTAGAAPACLDDFAALARAVLPADVWDYVDGGSGAETALAANRAALDRVAVLPRMLAGVEEASTEAVLPGGRAALPVAVAPMAYQRLLHPDGELALAAAAAAAGVPYAVSTLSSTPVEEVAAAGGTVWFQLYWLRDRALVADLLDRALGAGCAAVVVTVDVPVLGRRLRDARNGFALPPHVTAANLPGGRDDLAHRGTPGVSAVAVHTGAVFAPAVSWADLAWLRERTPVPLLVKGILDARDAVRAADAGVDAVVVSNHGGRQLDAAPASVSVLPEVVDAVGERCAVLLDSGVRGGVDVLRALALGASGVLLGRPLLWALAAGGRAGAQAALALLAAELRDALILSGCPDPAAARGLRTRIGG
- a CDS encoding PLP-dependent aminotransferase family protein; this translates as MEPVDLAVTALHGSVGDPALNSMNFLNEVAQHYPEAVSLAAGRPYEEFFDSSTLATHLDRFRRHLADDLGLGPAQVDRTLLQYGRTKGIVHHLIARNLAVDERITVDPEALVVTVGCQEAMFLVLRALRADPADVLFAVAPTYVGLTGAARLVDLPVRPVAGGPDGVDLADLRAGVRRARAEGLRPRACYVMPDFANPSGVSMDTAHRRRLLDLAAEEDLLLIEDNPYGLFPADGTDRRPTLKALDTARRVVYLGSFAKTVLPGARVGYVVADQRVAGADGTVGPLADQLAKIKSMVTVNTSPISQAVIGGVLLAHDCSLVAANVRERAAYARNLAHLVDGLARRFPAGGPVRWTVPAGGFFVVVTVPFPVDDALLHRSAREYGVLWTPMAHFYDAGTPVHALRLSLSAVTPAQIDLGLDRLAALVTDTTAAVGAPA